Proteins encoded in a region of the Sphingomonas sp. HMP9 genome:
- a CDS encoding beta strand repeat-containing protein, with protein sequence MKSPTHVRALRSLRNGVSLIGLATTSLFAAQSATAQVAPPPNIVGACSGVSLPRSVVTDILRPVVNGIVTPIQGTINPILGSVQGVVALPILGLPTLTTPPLSIDTAGLLTNAANGAPITLQVVNSNGLLVGPADRCDSQADGFTLRSPAGIAIGGNRITGLGSTGLEAFAADPNAIAFGNSARTEAGASGAIAFGSQSRVGANATGAIALGTGATATAANGVALGAGSVATRPAATGYTAIGLATAQNSAGEVSVGAAGAERQITNVAAGTAATDAVNVAQLTGVQAQIGTVASGAVQYDDPGRTSVTLGGVGAGAAPVALRNVAAGTLGATSTDAVNGSQLFATNTNVSNLTTNITNGAIGAVQYANAATPTVPNGGIPTNDVALVGAAPGAVGLHNVADGTVVAGSTDAVNGGQLATVTGQVGTLATLAVQYDDATRARATLGGLGTGAAPVVLDNVAAGTLGATSLEAVNGSQLFATNTNVTNTNTVLTNLTTSITNGGIGALQYTNAATPTVPNGGVPTNDVALVGAAPGAVALHNVADGTVAAGSTDAVNGGQLATVTGQVGTLAALSVQYDDATRARVTLGGVGTGAAPVAIGNVAAGTLGAVSTDAVNGSQLFATNTNVTNLTTTIANGAIGALQYSNAATPTTPNGGVPSNDATLVGGAAGAVALHNVADGVVATGSTDAVNGGQLALVSGQVGTLNGLAVQYDDLSRSRVTFGGAGAAPVVLGNVAAGALGAGSTEAVNGAQLGATNDAVSVNTTNIANLNTNVTGLRTDALLYDSTLQAFNANRGGAAQRITNVAAGALGAGSLDAVNGGQLFGLGSSLASALGGSSIYDPGTGAVTAGILYGGTTYGSVQGAVSAIETSIGGMSPGTDLRYFNATSVMADSQAMGTDSTAIGPNAIASADGSIAAGRNTVASSAGSVAIGDGSSTIAGKSVAIGFANIASGDGAVAIGDPNIATGDGAVALGRDNQATGIGAVALGDTNFATGNGSVSIGQTNQATGDGTIAIGTNNVINGLGAVAVGNRNQVNGAGSLAFGSDIVTNGINTLVVGNASAATGDFAAAFGNNSVASGLNSTALGTTALATADFTLAVGERSVASGFGSSALGTLSSATGFASTALGAGAIANLDNSVALGSASSTLRGGVANYTAFGVAGAQSSIGEIAIARTANYVDPATGVFAPLGTRQITGVGAGSEDTDAVNVAQLRGVSNTLGSAFVTSLGGGAAYNVTTGAITGPSYVINGATYTNVGDALAGVGGQIGQVAANSVSYDNAAQTSVTLAGAGGTTISNVAAGAVNATSTDAVNGAQLNATNQAVASNTTAITNLGNTVSTLSTTVTNLGDTVANLDASVTNVSTAVTNLGDAINNGAIGTVQYSNPGSPTTPNGGTPTNDLTLVGATAAPVGLHNVAGGSIAAGSTDAVNGGQVYALALTAVNAVSYDTDANGVRTNTVTLAGGNAAAPVTIGNVAAGTVAAGSTQAVNGGQLYTTNQAVATAQGTADSALALGSNSVQYGPSRTNVTFNAGGQATLLSNVAAGTSTTDAVNVGQLNSGINSAVTQANAYTDGRIAALNFDLRNVRRDSFAGTSNALAAAGLPQAYEAGKGMIAMGGGTYAGQSAVAVGMSKAFSDGHTVVKLSGSYDSQGRAGASGGIGYQF encoded by the coding sequence GTGAAGTCGCCAACCCATGTCCGCGCCCTGCGGAGCTTGCGGAATGGCGTCTCGCTGATCGGGTTGGCGACGACGTCGCTGTTCGCGGCGCAGTCGGCCACGGCGCAGGTCGCGCCACCGCCCAACATCGTCGGCGCGTGCTCGGGCGTCAGCCTGCCGCGGTCGGTGGTGACGGACATATTGCGCCCGGTGGTGAACGGCATCGTCACGCCCATCCAGGGCACGATCAATCCGATCCTGGGCAGCGTCCAGGGTGTCGTGGCCTTGCCGATCCTCGGCTTGCCGACGTTGACGACGCCGCCGCTCAGCATCGATACGGCCGGTCTCCTGACCAACGCTGCGAACGGCGCACCGATCACGCTTCAGGTGGTCAACAGCAACGGCCTGCTCGTCGGTCCCGCGGACCGCTGCGATTCCCAGGCCGATGGTTTCACGCTTCGTAGTCCTGCGGGCATCGCGATCGGCGGCAATCGGATCACCGGTCTCGGTTCGACCGGGCTTGAGGCCTTCGCGGCCGATCCCAACGCCATCGCGTTCGGCAATTCGGCACGGACGGAAGCGGGTGCTTCGGGCGCGATCGCGTTTGGCAGCCAGTCGCGTGTCGGCGCCAACGCAACCGGCGCGATCGCGCTTGGTACGGGTGCCACGGCGACCGCAGCGAACGGCGTAGCGTTGGGCGCGGGCAGCGTCGCGACGCGCCCGGCCGCGACGGGCTATACCGCGATCGGGCTTGCCACCGCCCAGAACTCAGCCGGCGAAGTCTCGGTTGGTGCAGCGGGGGCAGAACGCCAGATCACCAACGTCGCGGCCGGTACCGCGGCAACCGACGCGGTCAACGTCGCGCAGCTCACCGGCGTCCAAGCGCAGATCGGCACGGTCGCGAGCGGTGCGGTCCAGTATGACGATCCCGGCCGGACCAGCGTGACTCTCGGCGGCGTCGGCGCGGGCGCGGCACCCGTCGCGCTTCGCAACGTCGCTGCAGGGACGCTCGGCGCGACCTCGACCGACGCGGTGAATGGCAGCCAGCTGTTTGCGACCAACACCAACGTCTCGAACCTGACGACCAACATCACCAACGGCGCGATCGGTGCCGTGCAATATGCCAACGCCGCGACGCCGACGGTGCCGAACGGTGGCATTCCGACCAACGACGTCGCGCTGGTCGGGGCGGCGCCGGGCGCCGTCGGTCTGCACAACGTCGCGGACGGGACGGTGGTCGCCGGGTCGACCGATGCGGTCAATGGCGGTCAGCTGGCCACCGTAACCGGGCAGGTCGGTACGCTCGCCACGCTGGCGGTGCAGTATGACGATGCGACGCGCGCGCGGGCGACGCTGGGCGGTCTCGGCACCGGGGCGGCCCCGGTCGTGCTGGACAATGTCGCGGCAGGTACGCTCGGCGCGACCTCGCTCGAAGCCGTCAACGGCAGCCAGCTGTTCGCGACCAACACCAATGTCACCAATACCAACACCGTGCTGACCAACCTGACGACCAGCATCACCAATGGCGGCATCGGCGCGCTGCAATACACGAACGCCGCGACGCCAACCGTTCCGAACGGCGGGGTGCCGACCAACGACGTCGCGCTCGTGGGTGCGGCTCCGGGCGCGGTGGCGCTGCACAATGTCGCCGACGGCACCGTCGCCGCCGGATCGACCGACGCGGTGAATGGCGGGCAGCTCGCCACGGTGACCGGCCAGGTCGGCACCCTTGCGGCGCTGTCGGTCCAGTATGACGACGCGACGCGCGCTCGCGTCACGCTGGGCGGGGTCGGCACCGGTGCTGCTCCGGTGGCGATCGGTAACGTCGCCGCGGGTACGCTCGGCGCGGTATCGACTGATGCGGTCAACGGCAGCCAGTTGTTCGCAACCAACACCAACGTGACGAACCTCACGACGACCATCGCCAATGGCGCGATCGGTGCGCTGCAATATTCCAACGCGGCAACGCCGACGACGCCCAACGGGGGCGTGCCGTCGAACGATGCGACGCTGGTTGGCGGTGCAGCCGGCGCAGTCGCGCTGCACAACGTCGCCGACGGGGTGGTTGCGACGGGCTCGACCGACGCGGTCAATGGCGGTCAGCTGGCGCTGGTCTCCGGGCAGGTCGGCACGCTGAACGGGCTGGCGGTGCAATATGACGATCTGAGCCGCTCGCGCGTGACCTTCGGGGGGGCAGGGGCCGCGCCGGTGGTGCTCGGCAACGTCGCGGCCGGCGCGCTCGGCGCGGGCAGCACCGAGGCGGTGAACGGCGCACAGCTCGGGGCCACCAACGATGCGGTCAGCGTCAACACGACCAATATCGCGAACCTCAATACCAACGTTACGGGGCTTCGGACCGACGCCTTGTTGTACGACAGCACGCTTCAGGCGTTCAATGCGAACCGTGGTGGAGCGGCACAGCGCATCACCAACGTGGCTGCGGGTGCGCTTGGCGCCGGTAGCCTGGATGCGGTCAATGGCGGGCAGCTGTTCGGGCTGGGCAGCAGCCTTGCCTCCGCACTCGGCGGGAGCTCGATCTATGACCCGGGCACCGGCGCGGTGACGGCGGGCATCCTCTATGGCGGCACGACCTATGGCAGCGTGCAAGGTGCCGTGTCCGCGATCGAGACATCGATCGGTGGCATGTCGCCAGGCACCGACCTGCGCTATTTCAACGCGACGTCGGTCATGGCGGATTCGCAGGCGATGGGCACCGACTCCACGGCGATCGGTCCGAACGCCATCGCCAGTGCCGATGGTTCGATCGCCGCGGGACGCAACACGGTCGCCTCCAGCGCGGGATCTGTGGCGATCGGCGACGGATCCAGCACGATCGCCGGCAAGTCGGTGGCGATCGGTTTCGCCAATATCGCGTCCGGTGACGGCGCGGTGGCGATCGGCGATCCCAATATTGCGACCGGCGACGGCGCGGTCGCGCTTGGCCGCGACAACCAGGCAACGGGGATCGGCGCGGTGGCGCTGGGCGATACAAACTTCGCCACCGGCAACGGTTCGGTATCGATCGGCCAGACCAACCAGGCGACGGGCGACGGGACGATCGCGATCGGCACGAACAACGTCATCAACGGTCTTGGCGCGGTGGCCGTCGGCAACCGCAACCAGGTGAACGGAGCCGGCTCGCTCGCCTTCGGGTCGGACATCGTGACCAATGGCATCAATACGCTGGTGGTCGGCAACGCCAGCGCCGCCACCGGGGACTTTGCCGCGGCGTTCGGTAACAACTCGGTCGCGAGCGGGCTGAACTCGACGGCGCTGGGCACGACCGCGTTGGCCACGGCGGACTTTACGCTTGCCGTCGGCGAACGCTCCGTTGCATCCGGCTTCGGTTCGTCCGCGCTCGGCACGCTCTCGTCGGCCACCGGCTTCGCCTCGACCGCGCTTGGCGCAGGCGCGATCGCCAATCTCGACAACAGCGTCGCGCTGGGCAGCGCCTCCTCGACGTTGCGGGGTGGGGTCGCCAACTACACCGCGTTCGGCGTCGCCGGCGCGCAATCCTCGATCGGCGAGATCGCGATTGCCCGCACGGCCAACTATGTCGATCCCGCCACCGGGGTGTTCGCACCGCTCGGCACACGCCAGATCACCGGCGTGGGCGCGGGCAGCGAAGATACCGACGCGGTCAACGTCGCGCAGTTGCGCGGTGTCTCGAACACGCTGGGCAGCGCGTTCGTCACGAGCCTCGGCGGTGGTGCGGCGTACAACGTCACGACCGGCGCGATCACCGGCCCGAGCTACGTCATCAATGGCGCGACCTATACCAATGTCGGCGATGCGCTGGCCGGCGTGGGCGGGCAGATCGGCCAGGTGGCGGCGAACAGCGTGAGCTACGACAATGCCGCACAGACCTCGGTGACGCTCGCCGGGGCGGGCGGTACGACGATCAGCAATGTCGCGGCGGGCGCGGTCAACGCCACATCGACCGACGCGGTGAACGGCGCGCAGCTCAACGCGACCAACCAGGCGGTCGCCTCGAACACCACAGCGATCACCAATCTCGGCAATACGGTGAGCACCCTCTCGACCACGGTCACCAACCTCGGGGATACCGTCGCCAATCTCGACGCCTCGGTGACCAATGTCAGCACCGCCGTCACCAATCTCGGCGACGCTATCAACAACGGCGCGATCGGCACGGTGCAATATTCGAACCCCGGCAGCCCGACGACGCCCAATGGCGGCACGCCCACCAACGACCTGACGCTGGTCGGTGCGACGGCGGCACCGGTCGGGCTGCATAACGTCGCCGGCGGATCGATCGCGGCGGGTTCGACCGACGCGGTCAATGGCGGCCAGGTCTATGCGCTGGCGCTGACGGCGGTGAACGCGGTGTCGTACGATACCGATGCGAACGGCGTGCGGACGAACACCGTGACGCTCGCCGGGGGGAATGCAGCCGCGCCGGTGACGATCGGCAACGTTGCCGCCGGGACGGTCGCGGCGGGGTCCACGCAGGCGGTGAATGGTGGACAGCTCTACACCACCAACCAGGCGGTCGCGACCGCACAGGGTACGGCGGACAGCGCACTCGCGCTGGGCAGCAACTCGGTGCAATACGGGCCTTCGCGTACCAACGTGACGTTTAACGCAGGCGGTCAGGCGACCTTGCTGAGCAACGTCGCGGCGGGGACCTCGACCACCGATGCGGTCAATGTCGGGCAGTTGAACTCGGGCATCAACTCCGCGGTGACGCAGGCGAACGCCTATACCGACGGACGGATCGCGGCGCTCAACTTCGACCTTCGCAACGTCCGCCGGGACAGCTTTGCGGGGACGTCCAACGCGCTGGCAGCAGCCGGCCTTCCGCAGGCCTATGAAGCCGGCAAGGGAATGATCGCGATGGGCGGCGGCACCTATGCCGGCCAGTCGGCCGTCGCGGTCGGCATGTCCAAGGCGTTCAGCGACGGGCATACCGTCGTAAAGTTGAGCGGCTCCTACGACTCGCAGGGGCGCGCGGGGGCATCGGGCGGGATCGGCTATCAGTTCTGA
- a CDS encoding MgtC/SapB family protein has translation MSGIGFLGAGVIMTEGMNVRGLNTAATLWCSAAVGSCAGSDMIAEAGLLTLVVLLANTALRPLVDGINRIPTEGRTIEATYSVMVTAAAADAGPIGDLVVEHLEAAQLQVAELDVTARGEDRVVIAVTLVATNVPSEELDAITDYLAKVHKVEHATLQARTHD, from the coding sequence GTGTCGGGGATCGGCTTCCTCGGCGCGGGCGTGATCATGACGGAGGGGATGAACGTCCGCGGCTTGAATACCGCGGCGACTTTGTGGTGCTCGGCGGCGGTGGGGTCTTGCGCGGGTAGCGACATGATTGCGGAGGCGGGGTTGCTGACCTTGGTCGTGCTGCTGGCGAACACCGCGCTCCGGCCGTTGGTCGACGGGATCAACCGGATCCCGACCGAGGGGCGGACGATCGAGGCCACCTACAGCGTGATGGTGACCGCGGCGGCGGCCGATGCCGGGCCGATCGGCGATCTGGTGGTCGAGCATCTCGAGGCTGCGCAGCTGCAGGTCGCGGAACTGGACGTGACCGCGCGGGGGGAGGACCGGGTGGTGATCGCGGTGACTCTGGTGGCGACGAACGTGCCCTCGGAGGAGCTGGATGCGATTACGGATTACCTGGCGAAGGTCCACAAGGTGGAGCATGCGACGTTGCAGGCTAGGACGCATGACTGA
- a CDS encoding YcxB family protein, which yields MAYVKARRGLSPRQTMLILVICMCALGVSVGAWASGSWLVAVLPVEFAIVGLMVGGLIVRLASAPLMRRALTERGQTYEQQLTFRLTPEAIVYDLADLTMTARWSCVTDLYLTRKYWVFLVQSSAMVLPRRFFATREHERNFIAQAMSLMPSAAQDRSPDAAKVLKT from the coding sequence ATGGCCTATGTCAAGGCCCGGCGAGGCTTGTCGCCACGGCAGACCATGTTAATCCTCGTAATCTGCATGTGCGCCTTAGGCGTCTCGGTGGGGGCATGGGCGTCCGGTTCATGGCTGGTCGCCGTGTTGCCGGTGGAGTTCGCCATCGTCGGTCTCATGGTGGGAGGGCTCATAGTCCGCCTCGCGTCGGCGCCTTTAATGCGCAGGGCGCTCACCGAGCGGGGTCAGACCTACGAACAGCAACTTACTTTCCGGCTCACGCCCGAAGCCATAGTCTATGATTTGGCAGACCTTACAATGACCGCGCGCTGGTCCTGCGTCACGGACCTCTATCTGACGCGGAAATATTGGGTGTTCCTAGTTCAGAGCAGCGCGATGGTGCTGCCGCGTCGCTTCTTCGCTACTCGCGAGCACGAGCGAAATTTCATCGCCCAAGCCATGTCTCTGATGCCCTCAGCCGCACAAGACCGCAGCCCAGACGCAGCCAAAGTTCTGAAGACTTGA
- a CDS encoding alpha/beta fold hydrolase, whose protein sequence is MQDVTVASTPSDTQFFESFDGTRLAWREVGEGRAVVLIHGYFSDAKTNWIRYGHAAKIAAKGFRVIMPDLRAHGDSDKPHGLEAYPADALTQDGHALIAHLGLTDYDLGGYSLGARTTSRMLATGATPRRVIFSGMGLEGLTQTSRRAGHFRNILTKLGQHVQGTPEWLAEAFLKTTGGDPVALLGILETFVDTPLESVKAIQQPTLVVCGGEDRDNGSAPDLAAILPHGTYVETPGGHMSAVVKPELGQAIADFLAR, encoded by the coding sequence ATGCAGGATGTGACCGTGGCCAGCACCCCGAGCGATACCCAGTTTTTCGAAAGCTTCGACGGCACGCGGTTGGCGTGGCGCGAAGTCGGCGAGGGGCGCGCGGTGGTGCTCATCCACGGCTATTTCTCCGACGCGAAAACCAACTGGATCCGCTACGGCCACGCCGCGAAGATCGCCGCCAAGGGCTTCCGGGTGATCATGCCGGACCTGCGCGCGCACGGCGACAGCGACAAGCCGCATGGGCTGGAGGCGTATCCGGCGGATGCGCTGACGCAGGACGGCCATGCGCTGATCGCGCACCTGGGGCTGACGGATTATGACCTTGGCGGCTATTCGCTGGGTGCGCGGACCACGTCGCGGATGCTGGCGACGGGGGCGACACCGCGGCGGGTGATCTTCTCCGGCATGGGTCTCGAAGGGCTGACCCAGACGTCGCGGCGCGCCGGCCATTTTCGGAATATCCTGACCAAGCTCGGACAGCATGTGCAGGGCACGCCGGAGTGGCTTGCCGAGGCGTTCCTGAAAACCACCGGGGGCGATCCCGTCGCGTTGCTCGGCATCCTCGAGACCTTCGTCGACACGCCGCTGGAGTCCGTGAAGGCGATCCAGCAGCCGACCTTGGTGGTGTGCGGCGGGGAGGATCGGGACAATGGTTCGGCACCGGACCTGGCCGCGATCCTGCCGCATGGGACGTATGTCGAGACTCCCGGCGGCCATATGAGTGCTGTGGTGAAGCCGGAGCTCGGCCAGGCGATCGCGGACTTCCTCGCGCGCTGA
- a CDS encoding MgtC/SapB family protein: MSYVAAFVFGTLIGAERQYRQRTAGLRTNTLVALGSAASVDLGQRLGGMSSRSGSSPRSCRGSASSARA; this comes from the coding sequence GTGAGTTACGTTGCCGCGTTCGTCTTCGGGACGCTGATCGGGGCGGAGCGGCAATATCGCCAGCGGACCGCCGGATTGCGGACGAACACGCTGGTCGCGCTCGGGTCGGCGGCGTCTGTCGATCTCGGGCAGCGGCTGGGCGGGATGTCGAGTCGATCCGGATCATCGCCCAGGTCGTGTCGGGGATCGGCTTCCTCGGCGCGGGCGTGA
- a CDS encoding AMP nucleosidase, translating into MTLASDLVADLDRLYRASVDRLQQAMSAYIADGTVPDPVSRTDGSFAYPEIRLTYKGGVDRPTPLRSFGRMVTPGEYKISVTKPAIFAEYLIEQLTLLIEDYDVTVEAVEGRQEIPFPYVIEPGHALSLDEVSATELSRHFPATELAHIGDEIADGIWVAQDDTRPLALFDGLRTDFSLARLRHYMGTPAEHAQRFVLFTNYHRYVDEFVRWAGTQLGPKADGTPSRFTSLSGAGGITISSGDDIDKIISDSAWRRHQMPAYHLMADDRTGITLVNIGVGPSNAKTICDHLAVLRPEAWLMIGHCGGLRPSQRIGDYVLAHAYLRDDHVLDDVLPPEIPVPAIAEVQVAMAKAAEIVSGQSGEELKRRLRTGTIVTTDDRNWELRYSKSALRFSLSRAVGIDMESATIAAQGYRFRVPYGTLLCVSDKPLHGELKLPGQANRFYERAISEHLRIGIETCEQLRLEGAKLHSRKLRAFDEPPFR; encoded by the coding sequence ATGACACTCGCATCCGACCTCGTCGCCGACCTCGACCGCCTCTACCGCGCCTCCGTCGACCGCCTCCAACAGGCCATGAGCGCCTATATCGCGGACGGCACCGTCCCCGATCCGGTCAGCCGCACCGATGGCTCGTTCGCCTATCCCGAGATCCGGCTGACCTATAAGGGCGGCGTCGACCGTCCCACCCCGCTGCGCTCGTTCGGCCGCATGGTCACGCCCGGCGAGTACAAGATCAGCGTCACCAAACCTGCGATCTTCGCCGAATATCTGATCGAACAGCTCACCTTGCTGATCGAGGATTACGACGTCACCGTCGAAGCCGTCGAAGGCCGCCAGGAAATCCCGTTTCCCTATGTGATCGAACCCGGTCACGCGCTGAGCCTCGACGAAGTATCCGCCACCGAATTGTCGCGCCACTTCCCCGCCACCGAGCTCGCGCATATCGGCGATGAGATCGCCGACGGTATTTGGGTCGCGCAGGACGATACGCGCCCGCTCGCGCTGTTCGACGGCCTGCGCACCGATTTCAGTCTCGCGCGCCTGCGCCATTACATGGGCACGCCCGCCGAGCACGCGCAGCGCTTCGTGCTGTTCACCAACTATCACCGCTATGTCGACGAGTTCGTCCGCTGGGCCGGGACACAGCTTGGGCCCAAAGCTGATGGAACGCCTAGCCGCTTCACCAGCCTGTCGGGCGCGGGCGGGATCACGATCTCGTCGGGCGACGACATCGACAAGATCATCTCCGACAGCGCCTGGCGCCGCCACCAGATGCCCGCCTATCACCTGATGGCGGACGACCGCACCGGCATTACGCTGGTCAACATCGGCGTCGGCCCGTCGAACGCGAAGACGATCTGCGACCATCTCGCGGTGCTCCGCCCCGAGGCGTGGCTGATGATCGGCCATTGCGGCGGTCTGCGCCCCAGCCAGCGGATCGGCGACTACGTCCTTGCGCACGCCTATCTGCGCGACGACCACGTCCTCGACGACGTCCTGCCGCCCGAAATCCCCGTGCCGGCGATCGCCGAAGTCCAGGTCGCGATGGCCAAGGCCGCCGAGATCGTCTCCGGCCAGTCGGGCGAAGAACTCAAGCGCCGCCTGCGCACCGGCACGATCGTCACCACCGACGATCGCAACTGGGAACTGCGCTATTCGAAGTCCGCACTCCGTTTCTCGCTGTCGCGCGCGGTCGGCATCGACATGGAATCGGCGACGATCGCCGCGCAGGGCTATCGCTTCCGCGTGCCCTACGGCACGCTGCTGTGCGTCTCGGACAAGCCGCTCCACGGCGAGCTGAAGCTGCCGGGCCAGGCCAACCGCTTCTACGAGCGCGCGATCAGCGAGCATCTGCGGATTGGGATCGAGACGTGCGAACAGCTCCGCCTCGAGGGTGCCAAGCTGCATAGCCGCAAGCTGCGTGCGTTCGACGAGCCGCCATTCCGATAA
- a CDS encoding aspartate-semialdehyde dehydrogenase, with amino-acid sequence MGYRVVVAGATGNVGREMLNILAEREFPADEIACVASSRSQGLMVDYGDTGKQIKCTNIEHFDWNGWDMALFAIGSEGTAVYAPIAAAAGCVVIDNSSLYRMDPDVPLIVPEVNPEAIDGYKVRNIIANPNCSTAQMVVALKPLHDAAKILRVVVSTYQSVSGAGKAGMDELFEQSRNIFVGDPAEPKKFTKQIAFNVIPHIDSFLDDGSTKEEWKMVVETKKILDKKIKVTATCVRVPVFVGHSEAINIEFENEISAEEAQNILREAPGIMLVDKREDGGYITPIECVGDFATYISRVREDPTVENGLNLWCVSDNLRKGAALNAVQIAELLGRRHLQKA; translated from the coding sequence ATGGGTTATCGGGTGGTGGTCGCAGGGGCGACCGGCAATGTCGGGCGCGAGATGCTCAATATCCTGGCGGAGCGCGAGTTTCCCGCCGACGAGATCGCCTGCGTCGCGTCGTCGCGCAGCCAGGGGTTGATGGTCGACTATGGCGACACCGGCAAGCAGATCAAATGCACGAACATCGAGCATTTCGACTGGAATGGCTGGGACATGGCGCTGTTCGCGATCGGCTCCGAGGGGACCGCGGTCTACGCGCCGATCGCCGCCGCTGCGGGCTGCGTCGTGATCGACAATTCGTCGCTCTACCGCATGGACCCCGACGTGCCGCTGATCGTGCCCGAGGTGAACCCCGAGGCGATCGACGGCTACAAGGTGCGCAACATCATCGCCAACCCGAACTGCTCGACCGCGCAGATGGTCGTCGCGCTCAAGCCGCTGCACGACGCGGCGAAGATCCTGCGCGTCGTCGTCTCGACCTATCAGTCGGTCTCGGGCGCGGGCAAGGCCGGGATGGACGAGCTGTTCGAGCAAAGCCGCAACATCTTCGTCGGCGATCCGGCCGAGCCCAAGAAGTTCACCAAGCAGATCGCGTTCAACGTGATCCCGCATATCGACAGCTTCCTCGACGACGGTTCGACCAAGGAAGAGTGGAAGATGGTGGTCGAGACCAAGAAGATCCTCGACAAGAAGATCAAGGTCACCGCGACCTGCGTGCGCGTGCCCGTGTTCGTCGGCCATTCGGAAGCGATTAACATCGAGTTCGAGAACGAGATCTCGGCCGAGGAGGCGCAGAATATCCTGCGCGAGGCGCCCGGCATCATGCTGGTCGATAAGCGCGAGGACGGCGGCTACATCACGCCGATCGAATGCGTCGGCGACTTCGCGACGTACATCAGCCGCGTGCGCGAGGATCCGACCGTCGAGAACGGCCTCAACCTGTGGTGCGTCAGCGACAACCTGCGCAAGGGCGCCGCGCTGAATGCGGTGCAGATCGCCGAATTGCTCGGGCGTAGGCATCTCCAGAAGGCGTAA